Proteins encoded together in one Pectinophora gossypiella chromosome 20, ilPecGoss1.1, whole genome shotgun sequence window:
- the LOC126376380 gene encoding uncharacterized protein LOC126376380 — protein sequence MILTPDGYEVDYQMDDVPPGVFRSRPRDNSRTEEQTLCSVIQNILPKSANDGKFVLIGPDDQASATDNHIPISIPPPKGFYPKLDPRLKIPKLKVPKIKVPKFKVPTLKSVGSASAPRLGAPMNFPSLYKARVRDEEESSAERMEKFKKGVQKMLHVVKVLGQIDQYLSERTRIIVDILSKTITERD from the exons atgattctgactcCTGatggttatgaggtggattatcagATGGAC GATGTTCCACCAGGCGTGTTCAGGTCGAGACCACGAGACAATTCTCGAACAGAGGAGCAGACCCTCTGCTCTGTGATACAAAACATTCTACCAAAATCTGCCAACGATGGAAAGTTCGTTCTCATAGGACCAGACGACCAAGCGTCCGCCACCGACAACCACATTCCCATATCTATACCCCCACCAAAAGGATTCTACCCAAAACTAGACCCCAGGCTTAAAATCCCGAAACTAAAAGTACCCAAAATAAAAGTGCCGAAATTCAAAGTGCCAACTCTGAAATCTGTCGGCTCAGCGTCGGCACCACGTTTAGGTGCTCCGATGAACTTTCCGTCTCTTTATAAAGCAAGAGTTAGAGACGAAGAAGAGAGTAGTGCAGAGCGAATGGAGAAATTCAAGAAAGGAGTTCAAAAAATGCTGCACGTTGTAAAAGTTCTCGGCCAAATTGACCAGTATTTATCCGAAAGGACTAGAATAATTGTTGATATACTTTCAAAAACTATTACAGAAAGAGATTAA